Proteins from a genomic interval of Harpia harpyja isolate bHarHar1 chromosome 7, bHarHar1 primary haplotype, whole genome shotgun sequence:
- the GTF3C3 gene encoding general transcription factor 3C polypeptide 3 isoform X5 has translation MSGFSPELIDYLEGKISFEEFERRREERKSREKDGENASAEENAEDVEAPSSSRKASGKSQSQDETDGETSDGVSKSVHRVFASMLGENEEEEDEEEEEEEEEETTEQPTAGDVFVLEMVLNRETKKMMKEKRPRSKLPRALRGLMGEANIRFARGEREEAILMCMEIIRQAPLAHEPFSTLAMIYEDQGDMEKSLQFELIAAHLNPSDTEEWVRLAEMSLEQDNIKQAVFCYTKALKYDPTNVRYLWERSSLYEQLGEHKMAMDGYRRILNLLSPSDGERFMQLARDMAKSYYEANDVTSAIEIIEEAFTKHQSLVSMEDVNIAAELYISSKQYDKALAVITDFAGIVLEKKVSEKSPTKEKKDTEAVVETQESQEAVTDDQSHPVAESSAAAVEKVSCCIPEGVPIDITVKLMVCLVHLNILEPLNCFVCFFLSLF, from the exons ATGTCGGGTTTCAGCCCTGAGCTGATCGATTACCTGGAGGGGAAGATCTCCTTCGAGGAGTTCGAGCGGCGGCGAGAGGAGCGCAAGAGCCGCGAGAAG GATGGCGAAAATGCATCTGCTGAGGAAAATGCTGAAGATGTAGAGGCTCCATCTTCATCCAGAAAAGCATCCGGGAAATCCCAAAGTCAGGATGAAACTGATG GAGAAACTTCAGATGGCGTCAGTAAATCTGTTCATCGGGTCTTTGCGTCCATGCTTGGGgaaaatgaagaggaggaggatgaagaggaagaagaagaagaggaagaagaaactacTGAGCAACCCACAGCTGGAGATGTTTTTGTGTTGGAGATGGTACTTAATCGTGAGACCAAGAAAATGATGAAA GAGAAAAGACCTCGCAGCAAACTTCCTCGTGCCTTGAGGGGTCTGATGGGAGAGGCCAATATCAGGTTTGCTCGAGGAGAACGTGAGGAGGCTATTCTAATGTGCATGGAAATCATTCGACAAG CTCCTCTTGCTCATGAGCCATTTTCCACTCTTGCCATGATCTATGAAGATCAGGGTGATATGGAGAAGTCATTACAGTTTGAACTGATTGCAGCTCACTTAAATCCGAGTGATACTGAGGAATGGGTTAGACTAGCAGAAATGTCACTGGAACAGGACAATATTAAACAGGCTGTTTTTTGCTACACAAAAG CTCTGAAATATGACCCAACCAATGTGCGTTATCTATGGGAGAGATCAAGCCTGTATGAACAGTTGGGGGAACATAAGATGGCTATGGATGGCTACAGGCGTATTTTGAATCTCCTGTCTCCCTCTGATGGAGAGCGCTTTATGCAGTTGGCTAGAGACATGGCAAA GAGTTATTATGAAGCCAATGATGTGACCTCTGCTATTGAGATAATAGAAGAAGCCTTTACTAAACACCAGAGCCTTGTCTCCATGGAAGATGTTAACATTGCAGCTGAACTATATATTTCCTCCAAACAGTATGACAAAGCATTGGCG GTTATTACAGACTTTGCAGGAATTGTACTTGAAAAGAAAGTATCAGAAAAAAGTCCaaccaaggagaaaaaag atacgGAGGCAGTGGTAGAAACTCAGGAAAGCCAGGAGGCAGTGACTGACGACCAGAGTCATCCAGTTGCTGAATCCAGTGCTGCag CTGTGGAGAAGGTCAGCTGCTGCATACCTGAGGGTGTTCCCATAGACATCACGGTCAAGCTGATGGTGTGCTTGGTTCACTTGAACATCCTAGAGCCGCTCAAT tgttttgtgtgcttttttttaagcCTCTTTTGA
- the GTF3C3 gene encoding general transcription factor 3C polypeptide 3 isoform X3, with amino-acid sequence MSGFSPELIDYLEGKISFEEFERRREERKSREKDGENASAEENAEDVEAPSSSRKASGKSQSQDETDGETSDGVSKSVHRVFASMLGENEEEEDEEEEEEEEEETTEQPTAGDVFVLEMVLNRETKKMMKEKRPRSKLPRALRGLMGEANIRFARGEREEAILMCMEIIRQAPLAHEPFSTLAMIYEDQGDMEKSLQFELIAAHLNPSDTEEWVRLAEMSLEQDNIKQAVFCYTKALKYDPTNVRYLWERSSLYEQLGEHKMAMDGYRRILNLLSPSDGERFMQLARDMAKSYYEANDVTSAIEIIEEAFTKHQSLVSMEDVNIAAELYISSKQYDKALAVITDFAGIVLEKKVSEKSPTKEKKDTEAVVETQESQEAVTDDQSHPVAESSAAAVEKVSCCIPEGVPIDITVKLMVCLVHLNILEPLNPLLTTLVEQNPEEMGDLYLDVAEAFLDVGEYNSALPLLSSLVCSERYNLAVVWLRHAECLKALGHMERAAESYAKVVDLAPLHLDARISLSTLQQQLGRPEKALEALEPMYDPDTLAQDANAAQQELKLLLHRSTLLYSQGKMYGYIDTLLTMLAMLLKQFLLFSRVF; translated from the exons ATGTCGGGTTTCAGCCCTGAGCTGATCGATTACCTGGAGGGGAAGATCTCCTTCGAGGAGTTCGAGCGGCGGCGAGAGGAGCGCAAGAGCCGCGAGAAG GATGGCGAAAATGCATCTGCTGAGGAAAATGCTGAAGATGTAGAGGCTCCATCTTCATCCAGAAAAGCATCCGGGAAATCCCAAAGTCAGGATGAAACTGATG GAGAAACTTCAGATGGCGTCAGTAAATCTGTTCATCGGGTCTTTGCGTCCATGCTTGGGgaaaatgaagaggaggaggatgaagaggaagaagaagaagaggaagaagaaactacTGAGCAACCCACAGCTGGAGATGTTTTTGTGTTGGAGATGGTACTTAATCGTGAGACCAAGAAAATGATGAAA GAGAAAAGACCTCGCAGCAAACTTCCTCGTGCCTTGAGGGGTCTGATGGGAGAGGCCAATATCAGGTTTGCTCGAGGAGAACGTGAGGAGGCTATTCTAATGTGCATGGAAATCATTCGACAAG CTCCTCTTGCTCATGAGCCATTTTCCACTCTTGCCATGATCTATGAAGATCAGGGTGATATGGAGAAGTCATTACAGTTTGAACTGATTGCAGCTCACTTAAATCCGAGTGATACTGAGGAATGGGTTAGACTAGCAGAAATGTCACTGGAACAGGACAATATTAAACAGGCTGTTTTTTGCTACACAAAAG CTCTGAAATATGACCCAACCAATGTGCGTTATCTATGGGAGAGATCAAGCCTGTATGAACAGTTGGGGGAACATAAGATGGCTATGGATGGCTACAGGCGTATTTTGAATCTCCTGTCTCCCTCTGATGGAGAGCGCTTTATGCAGTTGGCTAGAGACATGGCAAA GAGTTATTATGAAGCCAATGATGTGACCTCTGCTATTGAGATAATAGAAGAAGCCTTTACTAAACACCAGAGCCTTGTCTCCATGGAAGATGTTAACATTGCAGCTGAACTATATATTTCCTCCAAACAGTATGACAAAGCATTGGCG GTTATTACAGACTTTGCAGGAATTGTACTTGAAAAGAAAGTATCAGAAAAAAGTCCaaccaaggagaaaaaag atacgGAGGCAGTGGTAGAAACTCAGGAAAGCCAGGAGGCAGTGACTGACGACCAGAGTCATCCAGTTGCTGAATCCAGTGCTGCag CTGTGGAGAAGGTCAGCTGCTGCATACCTGAGGGTGTTCCCATAGACATCACGGTCAAGCTGATGGTGTGCTTGGTTCACTTGAACATCCTAGAGCCGCTCAAT cCTCTTTTGACCACTCTAGTGGAACAAAATCCAGAAGAAATGGGTGACTTGTATTTGGATGTTGCAGAGGCATTTCTGGATGTTGGAGAATACAACTCAGCACTGCCTCTCTTGAGTTCCCTTGTCTGTTCAGAACGATACAACTTGGCTGTTGTCTGGCTTCGGCATGCAG AGTGCTTGAAGGCGTTGGGACACATGGAGCGTGCTGCAGAAAGCTATGCCAAAGTTGTTGATCTTGCTCCGTTGCATCTGGATGCAAGAATCTCACTTTCAacgcttcagcagcagctgggccGACCTGAAAAAGCTCTGGAGGCTCTGGAACCAATGTATGATCCAGATACACTGGCTCAGGATGCTAACGCTGCCCAGCAG GAATTAAAGCTGCTCCTCCATCGTTCGACACTGTTGTATTCCCAAGGCAAAATGTATGGTTACATAGACACTTTACTTACAATGCTGGCAATGCTGTTGAAG CAATTTTTGCTGTTCTCACGAGTGTTCTGA
- the GTF3C3 gene encoding general transcription factor 3C polypeptide 3 isoform X4 translates to MSGFSPELIDYLEGKISFEEFERRREERKSREKDGENASAEENAEDVEAPSSSRKASGKSQSQDETDGETSDGVSKSVHRVFASMLGENEEEEDEEEEEEEEEETTEQPTAGDVFVLEMVLNRETKKMMKEKRPRSKLPRALRGLMGEANIRFARGEREEAILMCMEIIRQAPLAHEPFSTLAMIYEDQGDMEKSLQFELIAAHLNPSDTEEWVRLAEMSLEQDNIKQAVFCYTKALKYDPTNVRYLWERSSLYEQLGEHKMAMDGYRRILNLLSPSDGERFMQLARDMAKSYYEANDVTSAIEIIEEAFTKHQSLVSMEDVNIAAELYISSKQYDKALAVITDFAGIVLEKKVSEKSPTKEKKDTEAVVETQESQEAVTDDQSHPVAESSAAAVEKVSCCIPEGVPIDITVKLMVCLVHLNILEPLNPLLTTLVEQNPEEMGDLYLDVAEAFLDVGEYNSALPLLSSLVCSERYNLAVVWLRHAGEKKQDC, encoded by the exons ATGTCGGGTTTCAGCCCTGAGCTGATCGATTACCTGGAGGGGAAGATCTCCTTCGAGGAGTTCGAGCGGCGGCGAGAGGAGCGCAAGAGCCGCGAGAAG GATGGCGAAAATGCATCTGCTGAGGAAAATGCTGAAGATGTAGAGGCTCCATCTTCATCCAGAAAAGCATCCGGGAAATCCCAAAGTCAGGATGAAACTGATG GAGAAACTTCAGATGGCGTCAGTAAATCTGTTCATCGGGTCTTTGCGTCCATGCTTGGGgaaaatgaagaggaggaggatgaagaggaagaagaagaagaggaagaagaaactacTGAGCAACCCACAGCTGGAGATGTTTTTGTGTTGGAGATGGTACTTAATCGTGAGACCAAGAAAATGATGAAA GAGAAAAGACCTCGCAGCAAACTTCCTCGTGCCTTGAGGGGTCTGATGGGAGAGGCCAATATCAGGTTTGCTCGAGGAGAACGTGAGGAGGCTATTCTAATGTGCATGGAAATCATTCGACAAG CTCCTCTTGCTCATGAGCCATTTTCCACTCTTGCCATGATCTATGAAGATCAGGGTGATATGGAGAAGTCATTACAGTTTGAACTGATTGCAGCTCACTTAAATCCGAGTGATACTGAGGAATGGGTTAGACTAGCAGAAATGTCACTGGAACAGGACAATATTAAACAGGCTGTTTTTTGCTACACAAAAG CTCTGAAATATGACCCAACCAATGTGCGTTATCTATGGGAGAGATCAAGCCTGTATGAACAGTTGGGGGAACATAAGATGGCTATGGATGGCTACAGGCGTATTTTGAATCTCCTGTCTCCCTCTGATGGAGAGCGCTTTATGCAGTTGGCTAGAGACATGGCAAA GAGTTATTATGAAGCCAATGATGTGACCTCTGCTATTGAGATAATAGAAGAAGCCTTTACTAAACACCAGAGCCTTGTCTCCATGGAAGATGTTAACATTGCAGCTGAACTATATATTTCCTCCAAACAGTATGACAAAGCATTGGCG GTTATTACAGACTTTGCAGGAATTGTACTTGAAAAGAAAGTATCAGAAAAAAGTCCaaccaaggagaaaaaag atacgGAGGCAGTGGTAGAAACTCAGGAAAGCCAGGAGGCAGTGACTGACGACCAGAGTCATCCAGTTGCTGAATCCAGTGCTGCag CTGTGGAGAAGGTCAGCTGCTGCATACCTGAGGGTGTTCCCATAGACATCACGGTCAAGCTGATGGTGTGCTTGGTTCACTTGAACATCCTAGAGCCGCTCAAT cCTCTTTTGACCACTCTAGTGGAACAAAATCCAGAAGAAATGGGTGACTTGTATTTGGATGTTGCAGAGGCATTTCTGGATGTTGGAGAATACAACTCAGCACTGCCTCTCTTGAGTTCCCTTGTCTGTTCAGAACGATACAACTTGGCTGTTGTCTGGCTTCGGCATGCAGGTGAGAAGAAGCAGGACTGCTGA
- the C7H2orf66 gene encoding uncharacterized protein C2orf66 homolog, with protein sequence MWKVVLLGLYTVLAVRGLAKGAPFQPEEKWKPLDNPRNRDLFFRTLQAYFSGRGLDLRKFPATFTMNNEGPRPVMFYSDPIASAFADYEERKNSFPNYFKG encoded by the exons ATGTGGAAGGTGGTACTCCTGGGTCTATATACAGTATTGGCTGTGAGAGGACTGGCAAAGGGTGCTCCCTTCcaaccagaagaaaaatggaaacctCTGGATAACCCTAGAAACAGAGACCTG TTTTTCAGAACTCTCCAGGCTTATTTTTCGGGCAGGGGTCTTGATCTCAGAAAGTTCCCAGCTACTTTCACTATGAACAATGAAGGACCAAGGCCTGTCATGTTCTACTCAGATCCTattgcttctgcatttgcagattatgaagaaaggaaaaattcttttccaaattattttaaaggctgA
- the GTF3C3 gene encoding general transcription factor 3C polypeptide 3 isoform X2, which produces MSGFSPELIDYLEGKISFEEFERRREERKSREKDGENASAEENAEDVEAPSSSRKASGKSQSQDETDGETSDGVSKSVHRVFASMLGENEEEEDEEEEEEEEEETTEQPTAGDVFVLEMVLNRETKKMMKEKRPRSKLPRALRGLMGEANIRFARGEREEAILMCMEIIRQAPLAHEPFSTLAMIYEDQGDMEKSLQFELIAAHLNPSDTEEWVRLAEMSLEQDNIKQAVFCYTKALKYDPTNVRYLWERSSLYEQLGEHKMAMDGYRRILNLLSPSDGERFMQLARDMAKSYYEANDVTSAIEIIEEAFTKHQSLVSMEDVNIAAELYISSKQYDKALAVITDFAGIVLEKKVSEKSPTKEKKDTEAVVETQESQEAVTDDQSHPVAESSAAAVEKVSCCIPEGVPIDITVKLMVCLVHLNILEPLNPLLTTLVEQNPEEMGDLYLDVAEAFLDVGEYNSALPLLSSLVCSERYNLAVVWLRHAECLKALGHMERAAESYAKVVDLAPLHLDARISLSTLQQQLGRPEKALEALEPMYDPDTLAQDANAAQQELKLLLHRSTLLYSQGKMYGYIDTLLTMLAMLLKVAMSRAQVCLISSSKSGERHLYLIKVSRDKISDNDDQETANCDAKGQRRQQK; this is translated from the exons ATGTCGGGTTTCAGCCCTGAGCTGATCGATTACCTGGAGGGGAAGATCTCCTTCGAGGAGTTCGAGCGGCGGCGAGAGGAGCGCAAGAGCCGCGAGAAG GATGGCGAAAATGCATCTGCTGAGGAAAATGCTGAAGATGTAGAGGCTCCATCTTCATCCAGAAAAGCATCCGGGAAATCCCAAAGTCAGGATGAAACTGATG GAGAAACTTCAGATGGCGTCAGTAAATCTGTTCATCGGGTCTTTGCGTCCATGCTTGGGgaaaatgaagaggaggaggatgaagaggaagaagaagaagaggaagaagaaactacTGAGCAACCCACAGCTGGAGATGTTTTTGTGTTGGAGATGGTACTTAATCGTGAGACCAAGAAAATGATGAAA GAGAAAAGACCTCGCAGCAAACTTCCTCGTGCCTTGAGGGGTCTGATGGGAGAGGCCAATATCAGGTTTGCTCGAGGAGAACGTGAGGAGGCTATTCTAATGTGCATGGAAATCATTCGACAAG CTCCTCTTGCTCATGAGCCATTTTCCACTCTTGCCATGATCTATGAAGATCAGGGTGATATGGAGAAGTCATTACAGTTTGAACTGATTGCAGCTCACTTAAATCCGAGTGATACTGAGGAATGGGTTAGACTAGCAGAAATGTCACTGGAACAGGACAATATTAAACAGGCTGTTTTTTGCTACACAAAAG CTCTGAAATATGACCCAACCAATGTGCGTTATCTATGGGAGAGATCAAGCCTGTATGAACAGTTGGGGGAACATAAGATGGCTATGGATGGCTACAGGCGTATTTTGAATCTCCTGTCTCCCTCTGATGGAGAGCGCTTTATGCAGTTGGCTAGAGACATGGCAAA GAGTTATTATGAAGCCAATGATGTGACCTCTGCTATTGAGATAATAGAAGAAGCCTTTACTAAACACCAGAGCCTTGTCTCCATGGAAGATGTTAACATTGCAGCTGAACTATATATTTCCTCCAAACAGTATGACAAAGCATTGGCG GTTATTACAGACTTTGCAGGAATTGTACTTGAAAAGAAAGTATCAGAAAAAAGTCCaaccaaggagaaaaaag atacgGAGGCAGTGGTAGAAACTCAGGAAAGCCAGGAGGCAGTGACTGACGACCAGAGTCATCCAGTTGCTGAATCCAGTGCTGCag CTGTGGAGAAGGTCAGCTGCTGCATACCTGAGGGTGTTCCCATAGACATCACGGTCAAGCTGATGGTGTGCTTGGTTCACTTGAACATCCTAGAGCCGCTCAAT cCTCTTTTGACCACTCTAGTGGAACAAAATCCAGAAGAAATGGGTGACTTGTATTTGGATGTTGCAGAGGCATTTCTGGATGTTGGAGAATACAACTCAGCACTGCCTCTCTTGAGTTCCCTTGTCTGTTCAGAACGATACAACTTGGCTGTTGTCTGGCTTCGGCATGCAG AGTGCTTGAAGGCGTTGGGACACATGGAGCGTGCTGCAGAAAGCTATGCCAAAGTTGTTGATCTTGCTCCGTTGCATCTGGATGCAAGAATCTCACTTTCAacgcttcagcagcagctgggccGACCTGAAAAAGCTCTGGAGGCTCTGGAACCAATGTATGATCCAGATACACTGGCTCAGGATGCTAACGCTGCCCAGCAG GAATTAAAGCTGCTCCTCCATCGTTCGACACTGTTGTATTCCCAAGGCAAAATGTATGGTTACATAGACACTTTACTTACAATGCTGGCAATGCTGTTGAAG GTAGCAATGAGCAGAGCTCAGGTGTGTTTGATATCTAGTTCCAAATCTGGAGAGAGACACCTCTATCTTATTAAGGTGTCAAGGGATAAAATTTCTGACAATGACGACCAAGAGACAGCAAATTGCGATGCGAAAG GGCaaagaaggcagcaaaaatgA